The following coding sequences are from one Methanosarcina sp. WWM596 window:
- a CDS encoding FprA family A-type flavoprotein, whose protein sequence is MEIEKTDGDVELARGVYWVGAIDWNGRDFHGFTTPGGTTYNSYLVVGKKTALIDTVKAPFAGEMLRRITRIIDPSKLDYIVVNHMELDHAGSLAELKKQTDAKIFITKRGVDILNGYFRDSGSENWDLEVVKTGDQLDLGGKTLMFLEATMLHWPDSMETFLKEDRILFSNDGFGQHIATSKRYDFEVGDVIPEAAEYYANILMPFHIPLLRFIGLLDKLGVEPLQIAPSHGIIWKQDLKKILEAYRTWANGEVKEKVLVIYDTMWGSTEIMASEIAEAVREAGVEVKLLNLRKNTRNHIMKEMLDTAAFVVGSPTLNNGLFPTVGDFLVYLKGLRPQNKKAVAFGSYGWGGGAVKTVEQELKDAGVEVLETGLQVRYRPYEKELERCRKLGEQLAAVAKEQ, encoded by the coding sequence ATGGAAATCGAAAAAACCGATGGAGACGTCGAACTTGCCAGGGGAGTTTACTGGGTAGGAGCAATTGACTGGAACGGTAGGGACTTTCACGGGTTTACCACTCCGGGCGGGACAACTTACAACTCCTACCTTGTTGTTGGGAAAAAGACTGCCCTTATCGATACCGTAAAGGCTCCTTTTGCGGGGGAGATGCTCAGGCGGATTACCCGGATAATCGACCCTTCAAAGCTTGACTACATTGTAGTAAACCATATGGAACTTGACCATGCAGGTTCCCTGGCAGAGCTTAAAAAACAAACCGATGCAAAGATTTTCATTACAAAAAGAGGCGTCGATATCCTTAACGGCTATTTCAGAGACTCAGGCAGTGAGAACTGGGACCTTGAGGTTGTGAAGACCGGCGACCAGCTGGACCTTGGAGGCAAGACCCTCATGTTCCTGGAAGCCACAATGCTTCACTGGCCTGACAGCATGGAAACTTTCCTGAAAGAAGACCGGATCCTCTTCTCAAACGATGGTTTCGGGCAGCATATAGCCACCTCAAAGAGGTATGATTTTGAAGTAGGGGATGTTATCCCGGAAGCTGCCGAGTATTATGCAAACATACTGATGCCGTTTCACATTCCACTGCTTCGCTTTATAGGATTACTGGATAAACTGGGGGTAGAACCCCTGCAGATCGCCCCTTCCCATGGAATCATCTGGAAACAGGACCTCAAAAAAATCCTTGAGGCATACAGGACATGGGCCAACGGGGAAGTAAAGGAAAAAGTGCTTGTAATATACGATACTATGTGGGGAAGCACGGAAATAATGGCAAGTGAGATTGCAGAAGCGGTTCGGGAAGCGGGAGTTGAAGTAAAACTTCTGAATCTTCGGAAAAACACTCGGAACCATATAATGAAAGAAATGCTCGATACAGCCGCCTTTGTAGTGGGCTCCCCAACCCTTAATAACGGGCTCTTTCCAACAGTTGGAGACTTCCTGGTGTACCTCAAAGGACTGCGCCCCCAGAACAAAAAAGCTGTGGCTTTCGGGTCATACGGCTGGGGAGGGGGAGCAGTAAAAACAGTAGAACAGGAATTAAAAGATGCAGGAGTAGAGG
- the afpA gene encoding archaeoflavoprotein AfpA, which translates to MVEPLGKKIKRIAWGITGSGDQMIETYSILVDIKNRTGVETMVFLSKEGETVIKWYHLWDKIQNDFPNFKVDAGPNSPFIAGPLQMGYYDFLLIAPATANTVAKIVYGIADTLVTNAVSQTAKGKTPIFILPVDQKRGTVKTAAPSGRAFELSMREVDVTNSEKLAQMENITVLPSPYDIYDIFGLERPSEDITLKIKEQKKRKTRKETGN; encoded by the coding sequence TTGGTAGAACCGCTAGGCAAGAAAATTAAACGTATAGCATGGGGAATTACAGGTTCCGGAGACCAGATGATTGAGACCTACAGTATTCTGGTGGACATTAAGAATCGGACAGGTGTTGAAACAATGGTTTTCCTGTCTAAAGAGGGTGAAACCGTAATCAAATGGTATCACCTGTGGGACAAAATCCAGAACGATTTCCCTAACTTCAAAGTAGATGCAGGCCCCAACTCCCCATTTATTGCAGGCCCGCTGCAGATGGGATATTATGATTTCTTGCTCATAGCCCCGGCAACTGCCAATACAGTGGCAAAGATCGTGTACGGGATTGCAGATACCCTTGTTACGAATGCGGTTTCTCAGACCGCAAAAGGAAAAACACCTATTTTCATTCTACCTGTAGACCAGAAAAGGGGAACTGTAAAAACTGCTGCACCCAGCGGGAGAGCATTTGAGCTAAGTATGCGCGAAGTCGATGTTACAAACTCGGAAAAACTTGCGCAGATGGAAAATATAACCGTACTTCCCAGTCCCTATGATATTTATGATATATTTGGGCTTGAACGACCTTCTGAAGATATAACCTTAAAAATAAAAGAACAAAAGAAACGCAAAACCAGGAAGGAAACAGGTAATTAA
- a CDS encoding ferritin family protein, which produces MKSAYQDTIEEVRNLKGIEEAIALAIEREKEAKTFYLQQAALMENPKFKELYEELAAEEAKHLGYLEDYRDKKELPKISTEVSSGQSFSPEFDVSRTKVGEITLGDAGILLAAMRHERKSEDFYSAMAKKVGDETQKKFFEMLSMYERGHYEIIDSYLEYITQFRMQT; this is translated from the coding sequence ATGAAAAGCGCTTATCAGGACACAATTGAGGAAGTAAGAAATCTTAAAGGAATTGAAGAAGCTATAGCCCTTGCAATTGAGAGGGAAAAAGAAGCAAAGACCTTTTATCTGCAGCAGGCTGCCTTAATGGAAAATCCAAAATTCAAGGAACTTTATGAGGAGCTGGCAGCTGAAGAAGCGAAGCACCTTGGCTACCTCGAAGATTACCGTGATAAAAAAGAACTGCCAAAAATCAGCACTGAAGTATCCAGCGGGCAGTCCTTCAGTCCTGAATTCGATGTTAGTCGAACGAAAGTGGGTGAGATAACTCTTGGAGATGCAGGCATTCTTCTTGCAGCCATGAGGCATGAGAGAAAAAGTGAAGACTTTTATTCTGCAATGGCAAAAAAAGTCGGAGACGAAACTCAGAAAAAATTTTTTGAAATGCTGTCCATGTACGAAAGAGGCCACTACGAGATTATTGACAGTTACCTCGAATATATCACTCAGTTCCGGATGCAGACCTGA